Proteins encoded together in one Ptiloglossa arizonensis isolate GNS036 chromosome 9, iyPtiAriz1_principal, whole genome shotgun sequence window:
- the Geko gene encoding geko: MVMDTSTVRLVIFLGMFLVFTGDYSYLVATIFGKPTERNLTEPVKGPVGPPTEVPYDGTTTTTEKDEEKENAILRRSRIMTTIKTACLPKLICELTSFGHQDQLSEMERSLLSLIRDTSLSTMAEVPSRYHFAAHMGQLISGVEGQGCHNFYPTCPLPGSSVLSMMKKIRLR, from the exons ATGGTCATGGACACGAGCACGGTGCGTCTGGTGATATTCCTAGGGATGTTTTTGGTGTTCACCGGCGACTACAGCTACCTGGTCGCCACGATATTCGGCAAACCGACCGAACGCAACCTGACCGAGCCCGTCAAGGGCCCCGTGGGCCCACCGACGGAAGTGCCCTACGATGGAACAACGACTACAACGGAGAAGGACGAGGAGAAAGAGAACG CGATCTTGCGACGCTCCCGGATAATGACGACGATCAAGACGGCTTGCTTGCCCAAGCTGATATGCGAACTGACCTCGTTCGGCCATCAGGATCAGCTGAGCGAGATGGAGCGGTCACTGCTGAGCTTGATCAG GGACACGAGTTTGAGCACTATGGCGGAAGTGCCCTCCAGGTACCACTTCGCGGCTCATATGGGTCAACTGATATCCGGCGTGGAAGGTCAGGGGTGTCATAATTTCTATCCCACCTGCCCGTTACCCGGTTCCAGCGTTCTGAGCATGATGAAGAAGATCCGACTACGCTGA